A single region of the Halorussus gelatinilyticus genome encodes:
- a CDS encoding oligosaccharide flippase family protein, with protein sequence MKVGAEVSKRFVTNVVGTLAAFLGTFFFTRELGFDGIGVYAIFLSLQMIAANVSSFGLYSVVVKRVSEGSDEARHFTSGVLILLAGVVAVAVVVVPLRGFINSILNVEAAFFVPLGVLSWGLFRLSGSFLEGKQRVALVGAIENGRYALIVPIQTVLVLDGYGVKGLIWGLVVGQFLTFLVSYVGFARVVPARPSRGLFREFVDYSKYAYVKSVSSQLFKQADYLLLGQFVGTGVTGVYKNVFTLTEASMLFSSALAQVAFPQFSALTEAGDDEEVGRLLGVLFTYAGVFAVPILGGGAVVGNALLLTLYGQSAGSTVLPVVGVVGLANALVPVLAAANLLNGYREGLEKFFLGTGKPKLYAVSGLLLIVVYSALVVPLTVWYGSWGTAWATVVAFGASVGAMFFMLEEPVPPSALGDVGRQVAATLVMTGVVYGLKLQFGGASGAVRLGVLLGVGATTYFAVLFTLSERIRIDAVAVARDLRNMMLS encoded by the coding sequence ATGAAGGTCGGAGCGGAAGTTTCCAAGCGGTTCGTGACGAACGTCGTCGGGACGCTCGCGGCGTTCCTCGGGACCTTCTTCTTCACACGGGAACTCGGGTTCGACGGCATCGGCGTGTACGCTATCTTCCTGAGTCTCCAGATGATAGCCGCCAACGTCTCCAGTTTCGGTCTCTACTCGGTCGTCGTCAAGCGCGTCAGCGAGGGGAGCGACGAGGCCCGCCACTTCACCAGCGGCGTGCTCATCCTCCTCGCTGGCGTCGTAGCGGTCGCGGTCGTCGTCGTCCCACTCCGCGGGTTCATCAACTCCATCCTGAACGTCGAGGCGGCGTTCTTCGTGCCACTCGGGGTCCTCTCGTGGGGTCTCTTCCGACTCTCGGGGTCGTTCCTCGAAGGCAAACAGCGCGTCGCCCTCGTCGGCGCGATAGAGAACGGTCGGTACGCGCTCATCGTGCCGATTCAGACCGTGCTGGTCCTCGATGGCTACGGCGTGAAGGGCCTCATCTGGGGGCTGGTCGTCGGACAGTTCCTCACCTTCCTCGTCTCGTACGTCGGCTTCGCGCGCGTCGTTCCCGCTCGCCCCTCCCGCGGACTGTTCCGCGAGTTCGTCGATTACTCGAAGTACGCCTACGTCAAGAGCGTCTCCAGTCAACTGTTCAAACAGGCCGACTACCTCCTACTCGGGCAGTTCGTCGGCACGGGCGTCACCGGCGTCTACAAGAACGTCTTCACGCTCACGGAGGCGTCGATGCTGTTCTCCTCGGCGCTGGCGCAGGTCGCGTTTCCGCAGTTCTCCGCGCTCACGGAGGCGGGCGACGACGAGGAAGTCGGACGACTCCTCGGGGTGCTGTTCACCTACGCCGGCGTGTTCGCCGTCCCGATACTCGGCGGCGGCGCGGTCGTCGGCAATGCCCTGCTGTTGACCCTCTACGGCCAGAGCGCCGGCAGTACGGTCCTCCCGGTCGTCGGCGTCGTCGGACTGGCGAACGCGCTCGTCCCGGTCCTCGCGGCGGCGAACCTGCTCAACGGCTACCGGGAGGGGCTGGAGAAGTTCTTCCTCGGCACCGGGAAGCCGAAGCTCTACGCCGTGAGCGGACTGTTGCTCATCGTCGTCTATAGTGCGCTGGTCGTCCCGCTCACGGTCTGGTACGGCTCGTGGGGTACCGCGTGGGCGACCGTCGTCGCCTTCGGCGCGAGCGTTGGCGCGATGTTCTTCATGCTGGAAGAGCCGGTTCCGCCGTCGGCGCTCGGCGACGTGGGACGGCAAGTCGCGGCCACGCTGGTCATGACCGGCGTCGTCTACGGGCTGAAACTCCAATTCGGGGGCGCGAGCGGCGCGGTCAGACTCGGGGTCCTGCTCGGCGTCGGTGCGACGACGTACTTCGCGGTCCTGTTCACGCTCAGCGAACGCATCCGCATCGACGCGGTCGCGGTCGCGCGGGACCTCCGAAACATGATGCTATCGTGA